In the candidate division WOR-3 bacterium genome, CCAGCTTGTTTATGTAATTGATGAACTTGTTTCAAATACTGAAGAATATGGATACAAAGGAAAAGGAGGAGAAATTAAAATTAAAATCTTTAAATTCAAAAACTACATAAAAATTGAAATAATGGATAAAGGAGAAAAACCGCCTCTTGATAGTAATAATAAAATTGAATGGAAAGAAATAATAAAAAGAGGAAGAGGACTTGGCTTATATTCAGTAAAAAAAATTATAAATTCCCTTGAATATAGCAGAAAAGGTTCATGGAATGTTTATAAGGCTAAA is a window encoding:
- a CDS encoding ATP-binding protein, with the protein product MLPLKERDKFRDKIYRILKRNFDNNLSHQLVYVIDELVSNTEEYGYKGKGGEIKIKIFKFKNYIKIEIMDKGEKPPLDSNNKIEWKEIIKRGRGLGLYSVKKIINSLEYSRKGSWNVYKAKKNL